The following is a genomic window from Candidatus Moraniibacteriota bacterium.
TTTGCCGGCGGCGTTCTCCTCTTCGATCTCGGCTTCTTCAACACCATCACCCTCTCCTCCGGTTTCGACGAATGGAAAACAAAGAATCTCCCGGTAGGGAAATGAGCTAAACAGAAACGACCCACTCGTAAGAGAGGGGTCGTTTCTATATTCAACAATAAAGCAGGGGATGCGGATATCAGAAACCTACTCCGTCACCACGGCGAGGATGTCTTCGTGTTTGACAATAGCGTATTCGGCGCCGGCTATCTTAATGTCCGTTCCGCCATAGCGGGTATAAATAACATGCTGACCCGGCTTCACCTTGATCTTGTCGCTCTCGCCAATGGCCACTACCTTTCCCTCCTTCGAGGATTTGTCAGAAGAGGCATTCTCCGGCAGATACAGTCCCGAATCGGTTTTGACTTCCGGCTTCTCAAATGCAACAAGAACATTCTCGCCAAGCGGCATCACGTTCACTTTTTTCATACGCGTATTCGGATTAACAGATTATTACCTCTCCTATTTTAAGAAGACGATTGGCACTTGTCAAGGAAGAGTGCTAAAAGACATCTCCTACAAATCCACTGTCACATCCTGCTCATTCTCACCACGAAGAATGCGGAGCGTGGCAACATCCCCCTGACTCAAATTTCCGATCGCGACCGAGAGCGGATTGTCGAGATTGATCTCCTGTCCATTGACCGCGATAACGATATCACCGACACGCAACCCCGCCTTCTCAGCTGGCGAGCCAGAGAGAATGGCAAGTCCCTGTCGCCCGGAAGGTGTCGTGATAAGTGCGCCGCGATCCCGGCTCAGGGAATTTGCAATCGC
Proteins encoded in this region:
- a CDS encoding co-chaperone GroES translates to MNVMPLGENVLVAFEKPEVKTDSGLYLPENASSDKSSKEGKVVAIGESDKIKVKPGQHVIYTRYGGTDIKIAGAEYAIVKHEDILAVVTE